The Haloterrigena turkmenica DSM 5511 genome includes the window GTAAACTGAAACTCAGATATGCAGAACTGTTTTTATTATTGATCACATCATAACGTCTATGAACAGGCGCGGAATCGACGAATGGGCGATCGTTCTCGCTATAAGCGGTACCATCGCGTTCACCGGTTTGTTAATTCTGTCTGTCACTACTAATCCGACTACTACTATCAGTCAAGGAGAGCCTCTCCACCGTCTACAAACATCTCTTTTAACGAGAATCGATGTTACATATCCATTGCTGGCAAAAGGGGGAATTATGATGATTTTGGTTATTCTTGGAACACTCGTTGCAAGAATTGGTTCTCAGGGGCGTTGACGAATGCTCGAGGGACACGGTATCGAGGTGCGGATTCCGACTGAGGGTTTAATGATAGGTAAGCGGCTTGTATGGTATAACGAACAGATATGAACGAGCGAGATCTGTATGCAGACGACTGGATGGAGGTAAACTGGTGCGAGTGGCTATCTCTTAATCCGACAGATGATGAGTTGACAGCGATCTTAACTGATCCGGGACTCTACCGTGTTCGCCATCGTGACCGTGACGGCCTCGAGTATATCAGTCAAACCGAACGGAGTATACGGGGACGGGTGAGCGCACTGGCACGGAACGTCTACTCCGAAGAGATGCCGTTCCGTGATCCGCACACAGCTGTACCGTGTCTCTGGGCAGTTCGTAATCGAGACAGACCAGCATTCGAAGTGTCGACTGCGACACCGTCGCTCGCCACCCACAATCAGGACTGGAAAGGCCTTGAGGAAGCACTCATCACGACCGCTCGTCGAGAGATGGGTGAAAGCCCGACCGCGAACTTCGGACGGATCATTTCTGGCTACTCACAGTCGGGATACCGAAGTGATGGATACGTCGGTGGTTAGTTCGAAGATGGGGAAACTGAACGAATACCGAATCCGGCCATAGGCCGGTTCCTTGGAGATATGATTGGCGCACACTATCTTATAACGGAACAATCACTGACGGCACAGTTTGGAAACTAATTTGTTAATTATATTGAGTTATAATTCCGGATATCCAATATGGACTGACGGAGAAAATACAGAGATAGAAGAGTTTTATATCTGGTATCATGATTGCTGTGTAGATGACGAGTGCGACTCGAATTCCAATTAGTCTTCTTGCGATTATTCTACTTCTTGTCCCGGGGTTAGTAGCGCTCGAAATCTACTATCGAAGAACAGGAAAACAATCTAAACTCTCACGGATCCAGTGGGTTGTTTTCAGTGTTTTCTTGAGTTTGTTTTCATTACTATTACTGTATGTATCTACGCCAATATACTTTGACCAGCTCACAGATATAGTAGAATCTCTATCTACCTCCCTTAATATCGTCAATGATGAGGAGTTGTTTTCCATGTCTATTCCAATTATGACTGTTTTTTATATAATTCACGTAGGAGTCTCTCTTGTGATTGGGAGAGTTATTGGAGAGCTTGATGACAGATGTCTAAATCCCGATAGAGTTCTTGATCGACGCCCACCCTGGCAGTACGCATTTGATGAAGCCAACAGTGAAGAGATTGAAGTTAAACTCAGAGATGGTACAGTTATTCAAGGCCAGTTCAATGAAGCAGCTTGGGACAAAGAGGAACATGAACTCTATATCGAGGACCCATATGAAGTAGAGTATGATGGTGAAGAATTGGTCGGGGATCCAATTGATTTAGGCCGAAGTATACTCCTAAAAGGCTCTGCAATCACACATGTGCTTTTCACTGAGGAGGACCCATACACAGAAATGGAAATCAATTCTGAGGAGATTGCTACAGAAATTGAAGGTGAACTTGATGAAATACTGCATGACCTTGGTGAACAAGCAGAGCTATCTTCATTCGAAATACAAGCAGAGGAGGAAGAATCTGAGTCTCAGGAAGAATGATTAAGCTGGTTTGAATTCATCAAGCTCGCTTTCGTCAGTGTACTCTGGATATTTAGAATAAACATACCGAAGAAGCCGATCAAGAGGCTTATTATTGTATCTCTTCTTTACATTCTGGGCATCTTCAAGAATGTCATCAAATCCAGACAAATCATTTCTATTGATAAGCTTTTGCACAACCTGCTGTCCAGTGGGCGTCAATCTGTAGGCGTATTTTTCATTTCCACTCCTATTTTTCTTCACTTCCTTGGCTATTAGGTCCCTCTCCTGTAGTTTGTCAAGAGTTGCGTGCAACTCTGGTGAAAAGGGACCATATTTGTCGCTTCGGAATTCAAATGCATTATAGAGATCTGTTTCTTCCTGAGCAAGGAATACTAGCTTTTGGAATCGAGTTGCACCGTCAACTTCTCGCTGGCCATCAACATATAGTAGGCCAAGCGGAAGGAGCTTTGAGTGTGACATAAAGGGTCTATGACGGTTTTCGTTATAAGGAAGTTCAACGGCTACTCAATAAATCTTTAGGACGAAGTGGGTCCCTTAGCTATTAACAGGCTTCGCTTACCAAGGAAGCGTCTTTAAGTCCCGTCGGCAAAAGAGAATGTCTGTCCGAAAGTTCGGAAATAGCCCATCTCACCCTTTTTACTGAGTAGATGTCTCTATCTCTGGATAATCATCCGGATCAATTAGAGATACCGTCCATGTTGCAGTATTTGTTCGTGTGACTCGAACAGGACGGCCTTTTACACTTCCTTCATTATCAACCAATCCAAGCGCCCGAAGTTCGCTCTTCGGGAGTACAACACCGCCCGACGTACGACCAACTTCTACCAACGGATGGATTGGCATGGCTACGTTCCTAACTGGGCCTAAATTTGTTTAAACATTGGTCTCACTAGTACGAGACTATGATATTCCTGATTGATATCACCCGCTCTCGAGTCACATTGAGACATGGGTACGGACAACCCGCCACTAACTGACGAGAAGACTCTCAACGAAATCTACCACGACCGGAATCGCCTCGCAATCGCCTTCGCGAGAGCGATCAGGCTCGCTTGGGGACCGGACACCGCTGACTGGTACTGGCACGACGAGTGGCCCGGCGTCTGGGTTGATACCCCACTGGCCAGAAATCGTGGCGCGTTACGCCCGATCTCGAGGACGTCCTCGAACAGTCGTCACTCCAACAGACCGACCCGCAGCTACGACGGCCACTTGAGCGTCAAGTCATACCGATCAGATCGAACAGCGAAAAGAACCGAACGCAACCTAACTCGAGGCGGCGACACCGGAGCCGTCCGTTACCGAAGGCTCCGACTCGCTGATGCGCACCCGCCTGATGCGCGTATCGTCGACGCGTTCGACGGTCAGTTCGGCGCCGTCGTAGGCGAACGTTTCGCCGGGTTCGACCAGTCGGCCGGCGCGGTTGAAGACGAAGCCGGCGATCGTCTCGAACTCCTCGCCCTCTGGGAACTCGACGCCGGTGACGTCGTTGACGGCCTCGATGTTCACCTCGCCGTCGACCCGGACGGTTCGGTCGTCGACGGTCTCGATCGGGTCGTCCTCCTGGGTCTCGAGGATCTCGCCGACGACGGCCTCGACGATGTCCTCGGTGGTGACGATCCCCTCCGTCGTCCCGAACTCGTCGATGACGACGACCTGTTCGACCCGCTGCTGGCGCATCTCGCGGAACAGCTCGTCGACGTGTTTGCTCTCGGGGACGTGCAGCGTCTCCTCGACGTGGGCCTCGAGCAAGCCGTCGTCGGTCGACTCGCGATCACCGACGAGGTCGCCGAGCGCGACGATCCCGACGACGGTATCGAGATCGCCGTCGTAGACCGGCAGGCGGGTGTGGCCGCTCTCGACGCACTTCGCGACGGCTTCGTCGACGGTCGCTTCTCGAGCGACGGCGGTGACGTCCAATCGCGGCGTCATCACCTCTTTGGCGATGGTGTCGTTGAACCGGAACACGCGCTGGAGCATCTCGCGTTCGTCGGCCTCGATGACCCCTTCGCTCTCGCCGGTCCGGATCAGCTCCCGGATCTCCTCGCGGGTGACGTACGACTCCTCGACGGCCGTGCCGCCGGTCAGGCGGTTAAGCACCCGTGTCAGCGCGTCGAACGTGACCACGAGCGGGAACAGCGCGTACTCCGAGACTTTGAGGGGACGAGCGACCGACAGTGCCCACGATTCGGTGTTCTCGATAGCGTAGGACTTGGGCGCGCTCTCACCGAACAGCAGGACGACGGCCGTCACGCCGAACGTCGCCGCCAGCATCGCCCGCCCCTGGCTCGTGTACATCGCGAACAGTCCCGTCGCGATCGAGGACATCGCGATGTTGACGAGGTTGTTCCCGACGAGGATCGTCACCAGCAGTCGGTGGGGGTCGTCCTTCAGCGCCTGGACGGTCTCGGCGCCGGACGCCCCGTCCTCGACGAGCGCCTCGATGCGGTGGTGGGCCAGCGAGAACATGGCGATCTCGGCCGAGGAGAAAAACCCCGAGAGGACCAGCAACACCAGCAGCGCCGCGACGCCGCCGGCGGCCACGAGGGTCGTCGACGGCTCGAAACCAACGACTCCCGACGCGGCGACCGGGCGAGCGACGTCGGCCAGTACCGCGGTCGCCTCGAGGCCGGGCATATCACTCAGTCACCCACCGAGTCGGTGTTCGCCGAGGCCGGGAACTCGTCGTCGTCCAGCGCGGCCGCCTCCGACGCGGCCGGTCCGTCCTCGCTCTCCGGGAAGTAACACGCCGCCCGGTGGCGCTCGTCGCCGGTCTCGTCGATGGCCGGTTCGGCCTCCCGGCACGACTCCTGGGCCTTCGGACAGCGCGGGGCGAACGCACAGCCCGAGGGGAGGTCGACCGGGTCCGGCGGCTCGCCGTCGAGCAGGACGCGAGTCCGATCCGCGGTCGGGTCCTTCTCCGGCGCGGCCGACAGCAGCGACGCCGTGTACGGATGCTCGGGGTGGGCAGCGACGCGGTCGACGTCGCCCTCCTCGATGATCCGCCCGAGGTACATGATGGCCAGCCGATCCGAGACCTGCATCAGGCTCGCGAGGTCGTGGGAGATGTAGACGATCCCGATGTCCTCGGCGTCGGCCAGCCCGCGCAGCAGGTTCAGCAGGTTGACCTTCAGCGAGACGTCCAGCATCGACGCCGGCTCGTCGCAGATCAGGAAGTCGGGATCCAGCACGAGCGCCTTGGCGACCGCTACGCGCTGGCGCTGCCCGCCGGAGAGCTCGTGGGGGTAGCTATCGAGGAACTTCTCGGCGGGAGTCAGTCCGACCTTTTCCAATGTCTCGACGATGGCCTGCTCCTTCTCGTCGGTACGGTAGTCGTGGATCGTCAGCGGCTCGCCGACGAGCTTGCGGACGGTCTGGCGCGGGTTCAGCGAGTCGAAGGGGTCCTGGAAGACGATCTGGACCTTCCGTCGGAACTCCTGGAGGTTGCCGTCCTGGTAGTACTCGTAGGGTTCCCCGTCGAACGTCAGCTCGCCGCCGGTCGGCTCCTCGAGGAGGGCCATCGTCTCGCCGAGCGTCGACTTCCCGCAGCCGGACTCGCCGGCGACGCCGAGCACCTCCGAGCGCCGGACCGACAGCGAGACGCCGTCGACCGCTTTCACGTGGTCGGGGTCCTCGCCCCGGAACTTGTCCAGCAGCGGCTGGCTCTGCTCGTAGTGTTTCTCGAGGTCGTCGGTCTCGAGAATGACCTCGCCGCGACCGGAGTCGGCGTCGCCCTCGTCGGGGATGCCCCACGTCTCCGGCTCGACGGCGTCTCGGCGCAGCTGAGCCGCCTCCTTGACGCGGTGGCAGGCCGAGCGGTGGTTCCGATTGGGGAGGTCGACCAGGTCCGGATGCGACTCCCCGCACTCGTCGGTGGCGAACGGACACCGGTCCCGAA containing:
- a CDS encoding helix-turn-helix transcriptional regulator; the protein is MSHSKLLPLGLLYVDGQREVDGATRFQKLVFLAQEETDLYNAFEFRSDKYGPFSPELHATLDKLQERDLIAKEVKKNRSGNEKYAYRLTPTGQQVVQKLINRNDLSGFDDILEDAQNVKKRYNNKPLDRLLRYVYSKYPEYTDESELDEFKPA
- a CDS encoding dipeptide ABC transporter ATP-binding protein, producing MTLLNVESLKVTYATDDEPVHAVNDVSFSIDEGVNYGLAGESGSGKSTVAEALLGLLPGNGTVESGTIEFNGTDLTSLSEAERRDVLWEDIAYIPQSAMDSLDPVMSTGDQIAQAIHTHRNVTDAKARDRVRELFEIVGLDPDRIDDYPHEFSGGMRQRVTIAMALALEPDLIIADEPTTGLDVIVQDKIIDKILEIQERMDSSLLLITHEIGVIAETCDELSILYGGKVMEQGSVDNVLVNPTNPYTMGLKNSFPEIDEEDEDPVAIPGSPPNLNREPTACVFRDRCPFATDECGESHPDLVDLPNRNHRSACHRVKEAAQLRRDAVEPETWGIPDEGDADSGRGEVILETDDLEKHYEQSQPLLDKFRGEDPDHVKAVDGVSLSVRRSEVLGVAGESGCGKSTLGETMALLEEPTGGELTFDGEPYEYYQDGNLQEFRRKVQIVFQDPFDSLNPRQTVRKLVGEPLTIHDYRTDEKEQAIVETLEKVGLTPAEKFLDSYPHELSGGQRQRVAVAKALVLDPDFLICDEPASMLDVSLKVNLLNLLRGLADAEDIGIVYISHDLASLMQVSDRLAIMYLGRIIEEGDVDRVAAHPEHPYTASLLSAAPEKDPTADRTRVLLDGEPPDPVDLPSGCAFAPRCPKAQESCREAEPAIDETGDERHRAACYFPESEDGPAASEAAALDDDEFPASANTDSVGD
- a CDS encoding hemolysin family protein is translated as MPGLEATAVLADVARPVAASGVVGFEPSTTLVAAGGVAALLVLLVLSGFFSSAEIAMFSLAHHRIEALVEDGASGAETVQALKDDPHRLLVTILVGNNLVNIAMSSIATGLFAMYTSQGRAMLAATFGVTAVVLLFGESAPKSYAIENTESWALSVARPLKVSEYALFPLVVTFDALTRVLNRLTGGTAVEESYVTREEIRELIRTGESEGVIEADEREMLQRVFRFNDTIAKEVMTPRLDVTAVAREATVDEAVAKCVESGHTRLPVYDGDLDTVVGIVALGDLVGDRESTDDGLLEAHVEETLHVPESKHVDELFREMRQQRVEQVVVIDEFGTTEGIVTTEDIVEAVVGEILETQEDDPIETVDDRTVRVDGEVNIEAVNDVTGVEFPEGEEFETIAGFVFNRAGRLVEPGETFAYDGAELTVERVDDTRIRRVRISESEPSVTDGSGVAASS
- a CDS encoding DUF6338 family protein, encoding MTSATRIPISLLAIILLLVPGLVALEIYYRRTGKQSKLSRIQWVVFSVFLSLFSLLLLYVSTPIYFDQLTDIVESLSTSLNIVNDEELFSMSIPIMTVFYIIHVGVSLVIGRVIGELDDRCLNPDRVLDRRPPWQYAFDEANSEEIEVKLRDGTVIQGQFNEAAWDKEEHELYIEDPYEVEYDGEELVGDPIDLGRSILLKGSAITHVLFTEEDPYTEMEINSEEIATEIEGELDEILHDLGEQAELSSFEIQAEEEESESQEE